The following are from one region of the Streptomyces rubrogriseus genome:
- the ald gene encoding alanine dehydrogenase encodes MIHVKVGIPREVKNNEFRVAVTPAGVHELVRHGHQVVVERNAGVGSSIPDEEYVTAGARILDTADEVWATADLLLKVKEPIAEEYHRLRKDQTLFTYLHLAASKECTDALIESGTTAIAYETVELPSRALPLLAPMSEVAGRLAPQVGAYHLMAANGGRGVLPGGVPGVLAGRAVVIGGGVSGWNAAQIAIGLGFHVTLLDKDITKLKEADKIFGTKIQTVVSNAFELEKACLEADLVIGAVLIPGAKAPKLVTNELVSRMKPGSVLVDIAIDQGGCFEDSHPTTHAEPTFPVHNSVFYCVANMPGAVPNTSTYALTNATLPYIVELANRGWAEALRRDPALAKGLNTHDGKVVYREVAEAHGLEHVELASLLA; translated from the coding sequence GTGATCCACGTGAAGGTCGGCATCCCCCGCGAGGTCAAGAACAACGAGTTCCGGGTGGCCGTCACCCCCGCCGGCGTGCACGAGCTGGTGCGCCACGGTCATCAGGTCGTCGTCGAGCGCAACGCCGGCGTCGGCTCCTCGATCCCCGACGAGGAGTACGTCACGGCCGGTGCGCGGATCCTCGACACCGCCGACGAGGTCTGGGCCACCGCGGACCTGCTCCTGAAGGTCAAGGAGCCGATCGCGGAGGAGTACCACCGCCTGCGCAAGGACCAGACGCTCTTCACCTACCTGCACCTGGCCGCCTCCAAGGAGTGCACGGACGCGCTCATCGAGTCCGGCACCACCGCCATCGCGTACGAGACGGTCGAGCTGCCCAGCCGCGCGCTGCCGCTGCTGGCCCCGATGTCCGAGGTCGCGGGCCGCCTCGCCCCCCAGGTCGGCGCCTACCACCTGATGGCCGCCAACGGCGGGCGCGGTGTGCTGCCCGGCGGTGTCCCCGGTGTGCTCGCGGGCCGCGCCGTCGTCATCGGCGGCGGTGTCTCCGGCTGGAACGCGGCGCAGATCGCCATCGGCCTGGGCTTCCACGTCACCCTGCTCGACAAGGACATCACCAAGCTCAAGGAAGCCGACAAGATCTTCGGCACGAAGATCCAGACCGTCGTCTCCAACGCCTTCGAGCTGGAGAAGGCCTGCCTGGAGGCCGACCTCGTGATCGGCGCCGTGCTCATCCCGGGCGCCAAGGCACCGAAGCTGGTCACCAACGAGCTGGTGTCCCGGATGAAGCCCGGAAGTGTCCTTGTCGACATCGCGATCGACCAGGGCGGCTGCTTCGAGGACTCCCACCCGACCACCCACGCCGAGCCGACCTTCCCGGTCCACAACTCGGTCTTCTACTGCGTCGCCAACATGCCCGGCGCGGTGCCCAACACCTCCACCTACGCGCTCACCAACGCCACGCTGCCGTACATCGTGGAGCTGGCCAACCGCGGCTGGGCCGAGGCGCTGCGCCGCGACCCCGCGCTGGCCAAGGGTCTCAACACCCATGACGGCAAGGTCGTTTACCGGGAGGTCGCCGAGGCACACGGTCTGGAGCACGTGGAGCTGGCCTCGCTGCTCGCCTAA
- a CDS encoding ParA family protein, protein MPTRTHGPGRLEAVGSVAVRTSAADHHSPQATRTAHMSMDGQHVNAMAGDGSGAPRNHFADYDELPEGHFYDPDAEYEPDPEYAATLAPDAARQRRERIGPTGRPLPYFPIPGPLTDHGPAKIIAMCNQKGGVGKTTSTINLGAALAEYGRRVLLVDFDPQGALSVGLGVNPMELDLTVYNLLMERGMAADEVLLKTAVPNMDLLPSNIDLSAAEVQLVSEVARESTLQRALKPLMDDYDYIVIDCQPSLGLLTVNALTAAHKVIVPLECEFFALRGVALLTETIEKVQERLNPDLELDGILATMYDSRTVHSREVLARVVEAFDDHVYHTVIGRTVRFPETTVAGEPITTYASNSVGAAAYRQLAREVLARCHAE, encoded by the coding sequence ATGCCGACGCGGACCCACGGTCCCGGGCGTCTCGAGGCTGTCGGCTCCGTAGCTGTACGCACCTCCGCAGCCGACCACCACAGTCCGCAGGCAACTCGGACAGCACACATGAGTATGGATGGCCAACACGTGAACGCCATGGCCGGCGACGGAAGTGGCGCGCCCCGCAACCACTTCGCCGACTACGACGAACTGCCCGAGGGGCACTTCTACGACCCGGACGCGGAGTACGAGCCGGATCCCGAGTACGCCGCCACGCTCGCGCCCGACGCGGCCCGACAGCGCCGCGAGCGCATCGGCCCGACCGGACGCCCGCTGCCGTACTTCCCGATCCCGGGCCCGCTCACCGACCACGGCCCCGCCAAGATCATCGCGATGTGCAACCAGAAGGGCGGCGTGGGCAAGACCACGTCGACCATCAACCTGGGTGCCGCGCTCGCCGAATACGGGCGCCGGGTGCTGCTCGTCGACTTCGACCCGCAGGGCGCGCTGTCGGTCGGACTCGGCGTCAACCCGATGGAGCTCGACCTCACCGTCTACAACCTGCTCATGGAGCGGGGCATGGCGGCCGACGAGGTGCTGCTGAAGACCGCGGTCCCCAACATGGACCTGCTGCCCAGCAACATCGACCTGTCGGCGGCCGAGGTGCAGCTGGTGAGCGAGGTCGCGCGCGAGTCCACCCTCCAGCGGGCCCTGAAGCCGCTGATGGACGACTACGACTACATCGTGATCGACTGCCAGCCCTCGCTCGGCCTGCTCACGGTCAACGCGCTGACCGCCGCGCACAAGGTGATCGTGCCGCTGGAGTGCGAGTTCTTCGCACTGCGCGGTGTGGCGCTGCTGACCGAGACGATCGAGAAGGTCCAGGAGCGGCTCAACCCCGACCTGGAGCTCGACGGCATCCTCGCCACGATGTACGACTCACGCACCGTGCACAGCCGTGAGGTGCTCGCGCGGGTCGTCGAGGCGTTCGACGACCACGTCTACCACACGGTCATCGGGCGCACGGTCCGCTTCCCGGAGACCACGGTCGCCGGCGAGCCGATCACCACGTACGCGTCCAACTCCGTCGGTGCCGCCGCCTACCGCCAGCTCGCCAGGGAGGTGCTCGCCCGGTGTCACGCCGAGTGA
- a CDS encoding segregation and condensation protein A — protein sequence MTSNDAPRPDRGPRPGRRRALGRGPETPAAASLPEETPSGDGAPGTAGAAPTEQDLRSGPAPADPGDPARVRETAVPDAEEYAPGTEPDPAGPAVRTEVEPTDAGTATETSAATGRVPLAPGGQAATPAGRRARADGPPDAVPAVDPAPVPEQAPRTSEESSGEPDDGVFKVRLANFEGPFDLLLQLISKHKLDVTEVALSKVTDEFMAHIRAMGPDWDLDQTTEFLVVAATLLDLKAARLLPAAEVEDEADLALLEARDLLFARLLQYRAYKQIAEIFNDRLAAEARRYPRTVGLEPHHAELLPEVVISIGPEGFAKLAVKAMQPKPRPQVYVEHIHAPLVSVQEQAGIVVARLKELGEASFRVLVQDTEDTLTVVARFLALLELYREKAVELDQETALGDLLVRWTGGDGEAQPSVTDEFDRPPEVPKEERKA from the coding sequence ATGACCTCGAACGACGCCCCCCGCCCCGACCGCGGCCCGCGCCCCGGCCGCCGGCGTGCGCTGGGCAGGGGCCCGGAGACGCCGGCGGCCGCGTCGCTCCCCGAGGAGACGCCTTCCGGCGACGGCGCACCCGGGACCGCCGGAGCGGCGCCCACGGAGCAGGACCTCCGGTCCGGACCGGCGCCCGCCGACCCCGGAGACCCGGCGCGGGTCCGGGAGACGGCGGTGCCGGACGCAGAGGAGTACGCCCCCGGAACGGAACCGGACCCCGCGGGCCCCGCCGTGCGCACGGAGGTGGAGCCGACGGACGCGGGAACGGCGACGGAGACGTCGGCGGCGACCGGGCGCGTCCCGCTCGCACCCGGCGGACAGGCCGCCACGCCCGCCGGCCGGCGAGCACGGGCGGACGGCCCGCCCGACGCCGTTCCCGCCGTGGATCCGGCCCCCGTGCCGGAACAGGCCCCCCGGACCTCGGAGGAGTCCTCCGGCGAACCGGACGACGGTGTCTTCAAGGTGCGGCTCGCCAACTTCGAGGGGCCGTTCGACCTGCTCCTCCAGTTGATCTCCAAGCACAAGCTGGACGTCACCGAGGTCGCCCTGTCGAAGGTGACCGACGAGTTCATGGCGCACATCCGGGCCATGGGGCCGGACTGGGACCTCGACCAGACCACCGAGTTCCTGGTGGTCGCGGCCACGCTGCTCGACCTCAAGGCGGCCCGGCTGCTCCCCGCCGCCGAGGTCGAGGACGAGGCCGACCTGGCCCTGCTGGAGGCCCGCGACCTGCTCTTCGCCCGCCTGCTCCAGTACCGCGCGTACAAGCAGATCGCGGAGATCTTCAACGACCGGCTCGCGGCCGAGGCCCGCCGTTACCCCCGTACCGTCGGCCTGGAGCCCCACCACGCCGAGCTGCTGCCCGAGGTCGTCATCAGCATCGGCCCCGAGGGCTTCGCCAAGCTCGCCGTCAAGGCCATGCAGCCGAAGCCCAGGCCGCAGGTGTACGTCGAGCACATCCACGCGCCCCTGGTCAGCGTGCAGGAACAGGCCGGGATCGTCGTCGCCCGCCTGAAGGAGCTGGGCGAGGCCAGCTTCCGCGTACTGGTCCAGGACACCGAGGACACCCTGACCGTCGTCGCCCGCTTCCTGGCCCTGCTGGAGCTGTACCGGGAGAAGGCCGTCGAGCTGGACCAGGAGACCGCGCTCGGCGACCTCCTGGTCCGCTGGACGGGCGGCGACGGGGAGGCGCAGCCGTCGGTGACCGACGAGTTCGACCGGCCGCCCGAGGTGCCGAAGGAGGAGCGGAAGGCGTGA
- the scpB gene encoding SMC-Scp complex subunit ScpB, with protein sequence MVVDEPATEERLAKILQRPRRRIADALRELADEYAVQGRGFELRLIAGGWRFYSRPEYAAAVEGFVLDGQHARLTQAALETLAVVAYRQPVSRGRVSAVRGVNCDGVMRTLLQRGLVEEAGTEPETGAILYVTTNYFLERMGLRGLDELPELAPFLPEAEAIEADTLEGVPSFDPDAPDSGDADDKTEF encoded by the coding sequence ATGGTCGTCGACGAGCCCGCGACCGAGGAACGGCTGGCGAAGATACTGCAACGGCCCCGGCGGCGGATCGCGGACGCCCTGCGCGAGCTGGCCGACGAGTACGCCGTCCAGGGCCGCGGCTTCGAACTGCGGCTGATCGCGGGCGGCTGGCGCTTCTACAGCCGCCCCGAGTACGCCGCGGCCGTCGAGGGCTTCGTCCTGGACGGCCAGCACGCCCGGCTCACCCAGGCCGCCCTGGAGACCCTCGCCGTCGTCGCCTACCGCCAGCCGGTCAGCCGCGGCCGCGTCTCCGCGGTGCGCGGCGTGAACTGCGACGGCGTGATGCGCACCCTCCTGCAACGGGGTCTGGTCGAGGAGGCGGGCACGGAACCCGAAACAGGTGCGATCCTGTACGTGACGACGAACTACTTCCTGGAGCGGATGGGCCTGCGCGGCCTGGACGAGCTCCCCGAGCTCGCGCCCTTCCTCCCGGAGGCGGAGGCGATCGAGGCCGACACCCTGGAAGGGGTCCCGTCGTTCGACCCGGACGCCCCGGATTCCGGGGACGCAGACGACAAGACGGAATTTTGA
- a CDS encoding pseudouridine synthase has translation MRSSSGRNSSGNNGGSRGGNSGGRGGSSGGRGNYRGAGNNRDDKQGGRPKKPRPEERRYDVGPGATQDGPKSGRGPSARGGAKGGPKRPQQRGRSAPATSREYETRAEERNRERYAGKKDVKLPKTFPGAEQEGERLQKVLARAGYGSRRACEELIEQARVEINGEIVLEQGRRVDPEKDEVKVDGLTVATQSYQFFSLNKPAGVVSTMEDPEGRQCLGDYVTNRETRLFHVGRLDTETEGVILLTNHGELAHRLTHPRYGVKKTYLAHIVGPIPRDLGKRLKDGIQLEDGYARADHFRVVEQTGKNYLVEVTLHEGRKHIVRRMLAEAGFPVDKLVRTAFGPITLGDQKSGWLRRLSNTEVGMLMQEVDL, from the coding sequence ATGCGAAGCAGCAGCGGCAGGAACAGCAGCGGAAACAACGGCGGGAGCCGTGGTGGCAACAGCGGCGGCCGCGGCGGGAGCAGCGGGGGCCGCGGCAACTACCGCGGCGCCGGCAACAACCGCGACGACAAGCAGGGCGGCCGTCCCAAGAAGCCGCGCCCGGAGGAGCGGCGCTACGACGTGGGCCCCGGCGCCACCCAGGACGGCCCCAAGTCGGGCCGCGGCCCCTCGGCCCGCGGCGGTGCCAAGGGCGGCCCGAAGCGGCCCCAGCAGCGCGGCCGCAGCGCGCCCGCCACGTCCCGCGAGTACGAGACGCGGGCCGAGGAGCGCAACCGGGAGCGCTACGCGGGCAAGAAGGACGTCAAGCTGCCCAAGACCTTCCCCGGCGCCGAGCAGGAGGGCGAGCGGCTGCAGAAGGTCCTCGCGCGCGCGGGCTACGGCTCCCGGCGCGCCTGCGAGGAGCTGATCGAGCAGGCCCGGGTCGAGATCAACGGCGAGATCGTCCTGGAGCAGGGTCGCCGCGTCGACCCGGAGAAGGACGAGGTCAAGGTCGACGGCCTGACCGTGGCCACGCAGTCGTACCAGTTCTTCTCGCTCAACAAGCCCGCCGGTGTCGTCTCCACCATGGAGGACCCGGAGGGCCGCCAGTGCCTCGGCGACTACGTCACCAACCGGGAGACCCGCCTCTTCCACGTGGGCCGGCTCGACACCGAGACCGAGGGCGTCATCCTGCTCACCAACCACGGCGAGCTGGCGCACCGCCTGACCCACCCCCGGTACGGCGTCAAGAAGACCTACCTCGCGCACATCGTGGGCCCGATCCCGCGCGACCTCGGCAAGCGCCTCAAGGACGGCATCCAGCTGGAGGACGGGTACGCGCGCGCGGACCACTTCCGGGTCGTCGAGCAGACCGGCAAGAACTACCTGGTCGAGGTCACCCTGCACGAGGGCCGCAAGCACATCGTCCGCCGGATGCTGGCGGAGGCGGGCTTCCCCGTCGACAAGCTGGTGCGCACCGCCTTCGGCCCGATCACCCTGGGCGACCAGAAGTCGGGCTGGCTGCGCCGCCTGTCCAACACGGAGGTCGGGATGCTGATGCAGGAGGTGGACCTCTAG
- a CDS encoding NUDIX hydrolase, whose product MHGYDKHAFEPFAVTVDLAVLTLRAGALHALLVERGQEPYAGRWALPGGFLLPAESAEEAARRELAEETGLADVTGLHLEQLRTYSEPGRDPRMRVVSVAFAALLPDPPEPHGGGDAAEARWVPYDEARGLAFDHDRILADARDRVGAKLEYTCLATAFCPAEFTLGELQQVYETVWGTALDRPNFRRKVLATPGFVEPVPGAARLTGGRGKPAAVYRAGPATTLHPPLLRTPREGRPA is encoded by the coding sequence GTGCACGGCTACGACAAACACGCTTTCGAGCCCTTCGCCGTCACCGTCGACCTCGCCGTCCTCACGCTGCGCGCGGGCGCGCTGCACGCGCTGCTCGTCGAGCGGGGACAGGAGCCGTACGCGGGCCGCTGGGCACTGCCCGGCGGCTTCCTGCTGCCCGCCGAGTCGGCGGAGGAGGCGGCCCGGCGCGAGCTGGCCGAGGAGACCGGCCTCGCGGACGTGACGGGGCTGCACCTGGAGCAGCTGCGGACCTACAGCGAACCCGGCCGCGACCCCCGCATGCGGGTCGTGTCCGTGGCCTTCGCCGCGCTGCTCCCGGACCCTCCCGAACCGCACGGCGGCGGTGACGCGGCCGAGGCCCGCTGGGTGCCGTACGACGAGGCCCGGGGCCTCGCCTTCGACCACGACCGGATCCTGGCCGACGCCCGGGACCGGGTCGGCGCCAAGCTGGAGTACACCTGCCTGGCCACCGCCTTCTGCCCGGCCGAGTTCACCCTCGGCGAGCTGCAACAGGTCTACGAGACGGTGTGGGGCACGGCCCTGGACCGGCCCAACTTCCGCCGCAAGGTCCTCGCCACCCCCGGCTTCGTCGAGCCCGTCCCCGGTGCCGCCCGCCTGACCGGAGGCCGCGGCAAACCCGCCGCCGTGTACCGCGCGGGACCGGCCACCACCCTGCACCCGCCGCTGCTGCGCACCCCTCGGGAAGGACGCCCCGCATGA
- a CDS encoding ADP-ribosylglycohydrolase family protein has protein sequence MTTTTGTKRAATGALTGLALGDALGFPTEFNDVPAILAKCGPWREMALPRPAIVTDDTQMTLALGKGLRTAMDRGLLGPKRMERPVREEFVDWYQSPENNRAPGNTCLKACNLLKAPDRPWQDASQIHSKGCGANMRVAPVGLVPGLSDEQRAGAAQLQSALTHGHPTALAASDLTAHAVRLLAEGAEPTGLVGLLRSYAYDNRTRYHERWLGDLWSRAQDPTPEHFIARGWDECLAILDRLQEAVRTVSPETDPCLAVGEGWVAEEAMAAGLLCFLLFVDEPLTALRRGACTSGDSDSIACLAGAFSGAHLGADAWPAAWADRIEYRSDLLSLGALWDA, from the coding sequence ATGACCACCACCACCGGCACCAAGCGCGCCGCCACCGGAGCGCTCACCGGCCTCGCCCTCGGCGACGCGCTGGGCTTCCCCACCGAGTTCAACGACGTCCCGGCGATCCTCGCCAAGTGCGGGCCCTGGCGGGAGATGGCACTGCCCAGGCCCGCGATCGTCACCGACGACACCCAGATGACGCTGGCGCTGGGCAAGGGGCTGCGGACGGCCATGGACCGGGGGCTGCTCGGACCGAAGCGCATGGAACGGCCGGTGCGCGAGGAGTTCGTCGACTGGTACCAGTCGCCGGAGAACAACCGCGCGCCGGGCAACACCTGCCTCAAGGCGTGCAACCTCCTCAAGGCCCCGGACCGCCCCTGGCAGGACGCCAGCCAGATCCACTCCAAGGGCTGCGGCGCCAACATGCGCGTCGCACCGGTCGGGCTGGTCCCCGGCCTGAGCGACGAACAGCGCGCGGGCGCCGCGCAGTTGCAGTCCGCGCTCACCCACGGCCACCCCACCGCGCTCGCCGCCTCCGACCTCACCGCGCACGCCGTACGGCTGCTCGCCGAGGGCGCCGAACCGACCGGCCTGGTCGGGCTGCTGCGCTCGTACGCCTACGACAACCGCACCCGCTACCACGAGCGCTGGCTCGGCGACCTGTGGAGCCGCGCCCAGGACCCGACGCCCGAGCACTTCATCGCGCGAGGCTGGGACGAGTGCCTGGCGATACTCGACCGGCTCCAGGAGGCGGTGCGCACCGTCTCGCCGGAGACCGACCCGTGCCTGGCCGTCGGCGAGGGCTGGGTCGCCGAGGAGGCCATGGCGGCCGGGCTGCTCTGCTTCCTGCTCTTCGTCGACGAGCCGCTCACCGCCCTGCGCCGCGGCGCCTGCACCTCCGGCGACTCCGACTCCATCGCCTGCCTCGCGGGCGCCTTCTCGGGCGCGCACCTGGGAGCCGACGCCTGGCCGGCCGCCTGGGCGGACCGCATCGAGTACCGGAGCGACCTGCTGTCCCTCGGAGCGCTCTGGGACGCTTGA
- a CDS encoding nucleotidyltransferase domain-containing protein → MRPEVPESHELLVRDHTVYACVMGSRAFGLATEDSDTDRRGVFLAPTALFWRFEKPPTHVEGPGEEQFSWELERFCELALRANPNILECLYSPLVESVDDTGRELLALREAFLSRRVHQTFTRYAHGQRRKLDADVRTHGAPRWKHAMHLLRLLAGARDLLRTGVLTIDVGAARESLLAVKRGEVPWREVEARMNRLAREGEEAARRSPLPDEPDRPRVEAFLVRTRRASALQPGPYDEVVQGVVRGRGPGEH, encoded by the coding sequence ATGCGCCCCGAAGTCCCCGAGAGCCACGAGTTGCTGGTCCGCGACCACACGGTCTACGCCTGTGTCATGGGTTCGCGCGCCTTCGGCCTGGCGACGGAGGACAGCGACACGGACCGGCGGGGCGTCTTCCTCGCGCCGACCGCCCTGTTCTGGCGCTTCGAGAAGCCGCCGACGCACGTGGAGGGCCCCGGGGAGGAGCAGTTCAGCTGGGAGCTGGAGCGCTTCTGCGAGCTGGCCCTGCGCGCGAACCCGAACATCCTGGAGTGCCTGTACTCCCCGCTCGTGGAGTCGGTGGACGACACGGGCCGCGAACTGCTCGCCCTGCGCGAGGCGTTCCTCTCCCGCCGGGTTCACCAGACCTTCACCCGCTACGCGCACGGCCAGCGCCGCAAGCTCGACGCCGACGTGCGCACCCACGGCGCCCCGCGCTGGAAGCACGCGATGCACCTGCTGCGGCTGCTGGCCGGCGCCCGTGACCTGCTGCGCACGGGCGTCCTGACGATCGACGTCGGCGCGGCGCGGGAGTCCCTGCTCGCCGTGAAGCGCGGCGAGGTGCCCTGGCGGGAGGTGGAGGCGCGGATGAACCGCCTGGCGCGGGAGGGCGAGGAGGCGGCCCGGCGCAGCCCCCTCCCCGACGAGCCGGACCGGCCCCGGGTGGAGGCCTTCCTGGTCCGCACCCGCCGCGCCTCAGCGCTCCAGCCGGGTCCGTACGACGAAGTCGTGCAGGGCGTCGTACGCGGTCGGGGCCCCGGGGAGCACTGA
- a CDS encoding Rieske (2Fe-2S) protein, with protein MTQTPARRTVLLCTGAGAAALCVGCGGGGGDSSGASPGQELARTGDVPVAGGKILTDEKIVVTQPRQGEFKAFSAVCTHQGCIVSDVRDGTIDCACHGSRFAVADGSVVRGPATEPLPGKRITVKGNSVRLA; from the coding sequence ATGACCCAGACCCCGGCCCGCCGCACGGTCCTCCTCTGCACGGGCGCGGGCGCGGCCGCGCTCTGCGTGGGCTGCGGCGGGGGCGGCGGCGACTCCTCGGGCGCCTCGCCGGGGCAGGAGCTGGCGCGGACGGGCGACGTCCCGGTCGCCGGCGGCAAGATCCTCACCGACGAGAAGATCGTGGTGACCCAGCCGCGGCAGGGCGAGTTCAAGGCGTTCTCGGCGGTCTGCACCCATCAGGGCTGCATCGTGTCGGACGTGCGGGACGGCACCATCGACTGCGCCTGCCACGGCAGCAGGTTCGCCGTCGCCGACGGCTCGGTGGTGCGGGGTCCGGCCACGGAGCCGCTGCCCGGGAAGCGGATCACGGTGAAGGGAAATTCGGTCCGCCTGGCGTGA
- the aroH gene encoding chorismate mutase, which produces MAVRAVRGAVQLEGDEAGHMGEQVAALLTALMERNGLTADDLISLWFTATPDLHSDFPAAAARGLGITDVPLICAQELDVEGAMPRVVRVLAHIESDRPRTGIAHVYLGAAAALRKDIAQ; this is translated from the coding sequence GTGGCGGTACGAGCGGTCCGGGGCGCCGTCCAACTGGAGGGGGACGAGGCGGGGCACATGGGCGAGCAGGTCGCGGCCCTGCTGACCGCCCTCATGGAGCGCAACGGCCTGACGGCCGACGACCTGATCAGCCTGTGGTTCACCGCCACCCCCGACCTGCACAGCGACTTCCCGGCCGCCGCGGCCCGCGGTCTCGGCATCACCGACGTGCCGCTGATCTGCGCCCAGGAACTGGACGTCGAGGGCGCCATGCCCCGCGTCGTCCGGGTCCTCGCCCACATCGAGTCCGACCGGCCCCGCACCGGGATCGCCCACGTCTACCTCGGCGCCGCCGCGGCCCTGCGCAAGGACATCGCCCAGTGA
- a CDS encoding prephenate dehydrogenase, whose amino-acid sequence MRTALVIGTGLIGTSAALALTERGVTVHLADHDPEQARTAAALGAGTDEAPDGPVDLAVVAAPPALVADVLADAMARGLARGYIDVASVKGGPRRELEARGLDLSAYIGTHPMSGREKSGPLAATADLFEGRPWVLTPTRDTDTEVLNLALELVSHCRAVPVVMDADAHDRAVALVSHMPHLVSSMVAARLEHAEEAAVRLCGQGIRDVTRIAASDPRMWIDILSANPGPVADLLTDVAADLEETVRALRALQSTDEDKRREGGTGIAEVLRRGNAGQVRVPGKHGSAPRSYETVAVLIDDQPGQLARIFADAGRAGVNVEDVRIEHATGQQAGLVQLMVEPKAAAVLTAALKERGWAIRQ is encoded by the coding sequence GTGAGAACCGCACTCGTCATCGGCACCGGCCTCATCGGCACCTCCGCCGCCCTCGCCCTCACCGAACGCGGTGTCACCGTCCACCTCGCGGACCACGACCCCGAGCAGGCCCGCACCGCCGCCGCGCTCGGCGCCGGCACCGACGAGGCCCCGGACGGGCCGGTCGACCTCGCCGTCGTCGCCGCGCCGCCCGCCCTGGTGGCCGACGTGCTCGCCGACGCCATGGCCCGCGGCCTCGCCCGCGGCTACATCGACGTGGCCAGCGTCAAGGGCGGCCCCCGGCGGGAGCTGGAGGCGCGCGGGCTCGACCTCTCGGCGTACATCGGCACCCACCCCATGTCAGGGCGGGAGAAGTCCGGCCCGCTGGCCGCCACCGCCGACCTCTTCGAGGGCCGCCCCTGGGTGCTGACCCCCACCCGGGACACCGACACCGAGGTGCTGAACCTCGCCCTGGAGCTGGTCTCGCACTGCCGCGCGGTACCCGTCGTGATGGACGCCGACGCCCACGACCGCGCCGTGGCCCTCGTCTCCCACATGCCCCACCTGGTCTCCAGCATGGTCGCCGCGCGCCTGGAGCACGCCGAGGAGGCCGCCGTACGGCTGTGCGGGCAGGGCATCCGCGACGTGACCCGGATCGCCGCCTCCGACCCCCGGATGTGGATCGACATCCTCTCCGCCAACCCCGGGCCGGTCGCCGACCTGCTCACCGACGTCGCCGCCGACCTGGAGGAGACGGTACGGGCCCTGCGCGCCCTGCAGTCCACCGACGAGGACAAGCGCCGCGAGGGCGGCACCGGCATCGCCGAGGTGCTGCGGCGCGGCAACGCCGGACAGGTCCGGGTCCCCGGCAAGCACGGGTCGGCCCCCCGGTCCTACGAGACGGTGGCCGTCCTCATCGACGACCAGCCCGGTCAGCTGGCCCGCATCTTCGCGGACGCGGGACGGGCCGGGGTCAACGTGGAGGACGTACGGATCGAGCACGCGACCGGGCAGCAGGCGGGTCTGGTGCAGCTGATGGTGGAGCCGAAGGCCGCCGCCGTCCTCACGGCGGCCCTGAAGGAGCGGGGCTGGGCGATCAGGCAGTAG